In the genome of Channa argus isolate prfri chromosome 8, Channa argus male v1.0, whole genome shotgun sequence, the window TCGGTTTTGCAAAAATAAGAATTGCATCAGGGTAATTGCTGTGGTTTTCGGTTTCTATCAACTTACCTGAATTACAGCCTTGTATGTAACCAAACTGTCACCTTTACCAGTCGAAATTAGCATTGCATTTGTCCAGGCAGAGTTCACACATAAATTATGAGTCACACAGTTGCTCCCAGTCCTTCTCCTTGGCAACTCTGGGTGTCCTTGGCTATGGACTGACAATAAAATGGTCcgatgaaaaagaaagagatgcCAAATGTTAACTGGCCTCTAGAAGCACAAACACAGCTTTATTTAACttctttacaattttttttcccttttccttagAAATTATGCTGTAAGACTTTACCCTCAGACTAAAACGTTCAGCCTTTGGTCATGTTTGTAGTATAAAAAGAAGACTTTCACCCACAGCCATTTGAATAGCATCAACTATACGTAGATAGATCACTGTCTATAATACACCTCCTTTTGAAGTAGGTTTTCTTCGTGTCGACGTGACAATGCATTCACTAAAGCTTGACGTGGTTTTATCGGAGCGGGGAAAAACCTGAGACACACAAGTATTATGCATACTGTAACTCAGATACTGCCTGTGGTATTTAGTGGACTGCTTGAGCTTAGTCGCTGTGATATTATAATTTGACATATTCTACATGAATTATTAATATGTACACACATTTGTTAGAGGGACATGATAATGCAGGTTAATAGCTTATTTCACATTAAACCTTTGCCAGAATGCAATGTTCACATCATGTTGGAAAAAGAAGTGGGTAATGTTGGTACTATACAAATGCTTTGCATTGCAATATTAATATACTTTCCCTACTAGTCTTCTAACTGTTCCACTtctgttctatttttgtttttttttccctgcctcTTACGATGATACTAACGTCTGTAGAGGAGTCCGGTAAGCCTTGGCTTTGCATGCTGTTTTGTtgctatcttttttttttttcttaactgttTTTGTTCCCTTACATTATTCCTACCTATAAATGCATTTGGTCCTAAAACCTAAATAGCCGCTAAAAGGGGCTAATTATATATGCAGCAAGAAAACACCGTatagaaagtgttttttattatttgtcatgTGGCCAGTTTCATGTGATTTTGACTTTGAACCCTTTTTAAATAACGACCTCGAGCACAAAAGCCGCCccaaaaaaacagataaagagacaccagttaaacaaacaagacaaaatttGTTTATACATGAATGAACAATTTTCTTTGgtacaaatatatttgtgtgtggcaaaaaTATGAGAAGATGTAGGATCAATTCATTTGAAGAGAGTATTGCAGTCAGGTGTTTCAGGTAGGATGCCTATCAGGTGTCTGTGAGAGTCTCTGcctcttatttaaataaagaatcACAGTCTGAGTTCAACAGCACAGGTTGGTAAAAGTGTGTCAGGGTTTAAACAAAGAGATTTGCAGTTTGGACTTCACCAGTTGACTGTCAGGCAGATTGTGTACAAATGAACAACATTCAATTCCAATGTTATCCTCCCCGTGGGTGGTAAACCAAGAGAGATCATTTTGAGATTAAGGTGTGAAATAGTCCAGGAGGTCACAAGGAACCCTGGATGAAATGGCTAATATTAATGTTCAAATAGAAAACCATCAGGAAAGGAAAATTGCTGCCTGTCATGTCTACAGTTCATTATAGGTCATGGGGATAAAGCAGAAATCTGGTGGAAGAGTGTTTTGGATGaatgagacaaaacaaatgtaatattttggaATAGTCTGACCTTAATCCTACAGAAATACTATGGATGGTCCTGAATCAGGTAAATCATGCAAGGAAGGCCCCTGATACCCCTGGGTTGAAGCTGTCCTGGGCTAAGGTCCCTCAAAATCATTTTGCAGGGCTTATAAACGGGTAATGGAAAATTTTAGTTCAAGCTATTGCTTCAAAAGGAAGTCACACCAGTTATGAGTTCACATAtttttgccacacacaaataggttcacaaactttcaagttTGTGTGACTGCACAGCACATTTATGGCAGTGGCAGATGCATTGGGGCACGTTGGCCATGGTACTCAAGGTACaagagcctttttttttttcagttgtttccACTGACTAAGACATCTTAAATCTGATTTTAATTGGTTCTGGGGTATTTGGCTTCCAGTTCttagtgcaaataaaaaaaagccacatGGGGGTAAAGGAAGTGAGGAAAAGGTCAGAGAATATGATTTTTATGTGGCCCACCACAGAACATGCTATTCTACATGCAGAGTCCCCTCAGGCAAAGTCATAGCCAAGCTGAAACTCTTTTCATTTGAACTTCCACACTTACAAAATGTTTACTGTAGcatcaaaagattaaaaatgaaacaaatacattgCCTTGATTCATTTCAATTTTCCTATTTGCACTTTTCAAAACCTCTTGTAAACAGCTTATACAGGGTAATGGATCACAGTGTGGACACTTCCTATTGTTCTTCCTGTTTCTATAGAGCAGCAAGATGCTGATTGGGTGTAACAAACTGTTACACTGTATCTTGCACCAATATATCCAATGAAATTACTGTAATCTCTTTCATCAGCATGCCCCACTCCCCTCTTGTTGCATCACTCATGGCTCACTGCACAACTGGAACAAGCACAAGAGTgagggatggatggagagagggTTGATGCGAGGTGGACGTgacacagacagatggagagattTGTGTAGAAATTAAAGGGACCAATGCAGCAGATGGGAGACTGCAAGGGACAGGAAATTCAAAGGGATTAATACGCAACAATTATAGTTTTAATACAGCATCGATCAGTTTAAGAGATGGGGATGGAGCcagttggaaataaaaatgatcgGAGGATGGAATGGAGCATGTCTGCAGGGTATTTTGGATGATGGCGCTTCACACATATGATTAAATGTGAGCAAATATTCTAGTCCACCTTGAAGTGCTCTCAACAGACGTTCATAAGTACCGACACACAGATCAGTTTGAACAAGTCCTCAATCAGTTGTTTCCTTAGAGCCAGTTGTCTTGTTATACAAGGTTATAAGATATAGAAAATCAGAAGATAGTTCTCACAAAATCTCAGAATGATAGGACACTCATTCCCAAATCTGAGCTAAGGCCAAAGGTCTTATTCTTCTCCAGATATGATATCGGCTTTACTGATTTGTTACTCTCTGACCAGGtatctcttctctcttcctttttgcTGGTCACAGAAACGTAGCCCGGTAAGTGTCCTTTTCCATTCCCTGGGTTCAGGCTAAATATGTCACATGGGTTCTTGTACCATTTTGCTTGTTTCCCTGGGTTCAGTTGAATGAGAATGAAAATACATAGGTGGGATCAGGGACTAAATCAAGAAGTCAagtctgtttgttttgattaattatacatataaatgattaaatatacatgtatatctaaatatgtttttcagatTCTCATGATCACTAGTGTGCTTCTGTACTTGTTTTCATCTTGAATGGCTTCATGCTTGGTCTCTGTAGTCGGGGAGAATTAGCATTTTTGACAGCTGGACCTTTTGATGTCTTAGTTTAGTCACTCCACATCGTCATGCCTTCTCATCTCCCCCTGTCTCTTCCCCCTGCCTTCATCTGCCCTCTGCCTTTCTTGGCTTCCTGTATCCCTCTCATGGTGAACTCATACAATAGTCTAATGCTGGAGAGGGGATGTTTGTGCAAAACTGAATTCTGGCTTAGCTTTGTTACACTCCCAACTTTATCAATGTCAAACGTTCTCTAGTACCAAGGACGGCGTCTGTACATGTGAAATGCATGTTTTGAAAGCTTTCCAATATCCCCATCACCCCCACATTAATGGCagttttctatttctgtcttaCTTTTTTTGCACTTCAGTGTGATTTATTGTGAAAGTTTTACATCCCCTTAATTTAAACTATATTTGTAATTATATATAAGTTTTTCCTGTTGTATCTGACACAGCTGCAAAGGACTTTTCTTATAAATCTTTGTGCTGCGTTCATTTACTCACTTAGAAAAGTCCAATGATGAAGATGCTATTACAGTACATAATTAATTCCATTAGCTAACATATATACCATTATGTTTTCAGAAAATTTTCAATAGTTTGAATCTGACGACTTTTTATTGCTAGATATAAGAGAGACTCATATTGATGCTACCACTAAAAGCACCAACATCCGGGTAGTTTGTAACATACAAACCCCGTTTCCAGAAAAGTTAGAGCACCAATAAAtgagaatgcaataatttggaAATTGTTTGAAACCTAGTTTTGATTGTAAAGAAAGACAACACATCggatgttaaaatgttttttcaaaaatatttgctcattttcagtTGGATACCAGCTGGAAATGGGGTCTGTAGATGGAAGAAGTGCACAACAAATGCAAAGTGTCAAataactttaacttttaattgTTTACATCCTgaggttttatttcttttttcatttcatttgtcttgttttcatgTCACAGGGATTGAAAAGGAACACCTCCAGTAAGTACCAGTCTGACTGTACCACAGGCCTGGCACACTTTTTAATAATAGTGGACTAGGAGAATGTGATGAACAATCACATGTggtaaacaaatttaatttgtgttttcaggtgAGGAGATTGCCAGACCGAGACGAGTCGCCCCTTCTGTACCCACTGTGGTCCCCACACCAGCTCCAGCACCACAACCCCTTAGGTAGGTATTTTTTCTCGCAGAGGGAAGGACAAGCCTGTGCTACTTAATTTGAAGGTACCTGCTGCTGGAATCTTGTGCAATGTTTCTTTACAGACTGATTCATATAAAGGTTGTGCAAGTGGCTTTTTCTGAACCTTTTAACTTGTTCTACCACACACTGGTTTAGGAAATGCTATCTAGCTTTTATGGGCGGAGATACAGACTCccttttactgttttatatCACCCAAGGATAAACTTATGCCTTTTAAAGCAGTGCAGTAGACTGAGTAAAGCATTCTTGTGGCAGATGAAGTGTTTATGCTAAGAGAGGTTATAGATAGCCATGATGTTCATCCTAATGTAGTAGTGCTTAAATGTCACCATTAGGCTTCACCAAGCATCTTTGGGAGTTTGGACCTGCAGTCCCTCCATGATACAGTCTGTCATTATTGGACAAACAACTACATGCATGTGTTGAACCACGGTTTTCTAACTTCTGCTGAAACTTTCTAACTTACTTTCATTAAACAGGGACCCTGGGACATATAGTTACTTTTGTGTTAACTGAAAAGTTTGAAAAGCAATACCGTAAAAAAAGCTTTGACCTCATGGGAAAAAGGAGTCATCTTTGGTCTTTGGAAAATAccattttattatgattttttcttttccaaccAACTAAACATAATATGTTTGTGATAATAACTGTTTATTTTGCTGAACAGCCACTTGTGGGTTTAGTGAATCTGCAGAGCTGTCACTGTTTATCTGTCCAACTGTAATGTGCTGTGTGCTCTGGGAACTAAATCACTGGTTCTTTTAGtattaatgtgaaaaacagtgttcaatggtgttgttattgttattccTGTTCACATGAGTGGACCTTTAGTCATATTACATGGCtttgtcatttgtttgcttttaggGTGAACATATTTTTGCACTTGTACTTCACATGGCAGCAATCACACACTGTGTGATAgtcatgtgtttaaaatgaatgcacTCCAACATGTTGGATAGTATCGAACTTGTGGTGTATGTGCACTTGTTGTTGTTCCCTTAGGATAAAGGTTAATAGCGAATGAGTATAATATGATTTAATGGCTATGGCATCCATTGGTCCAGTTACCTGCTGGAgttgttcctgtgtccactgtctGTCACTGGGCAATATTGTAAATGCACACTACTATAACAACTTATCTGTTATTGTCCTTCCTGTGTTGCAGAAGTCAACAGACACCGGTCCCTGAAGACAGCACAGCCTTATTTGGGCCTCCTTTGGAAACTGCCTATGGAGAACAGAAAACTGAAGGTAACCCcctcctgctgtgtttttgtcactgtaTAATTCTGTCTCATTATGCCTCTGGTTTTGGCTTTGTATTAGTTCTTAGAAtatgtggtggtggttgttaTCAccctgatttttctttttatatttcttttgtaTTATCTTTCTAAGTCAGCTAAGCCATACTTGGCTGCCATAGTAGatactctctctgtctctcttctcctTACTCTAACATCACCTCTCATCCCACAGGCTGACTTTACTGTACAGTTGTGGATTCGCTCAATCGCTCTTTGCTAACGTCAAATTTGAAGTTGACACGCTGAGGTTACGCTCATCTGCACAATGCACCCTGTTAATATGTACAATGTGCAATCACTTGCCCTCATCCAGTCCAATGCGATTTTTGTGACACAGGCTGTGGGAGTTTCTTTGCTGTAAAGCAAATACCATTTTATGCCATGTGCATAACTAACATCAACTCTGCAAAAttctatattttacatttattcagagCTATAAAACAGCTTTGTGTTGGACACTGGCAAGAATATAATCAGTGTGAGTAAATAATaattgcagctgtgtgtgtttgtgtgtgtgtgtgtgtgtgtgtgtgtgtgtgtgtgtgtgtgtgcgtgtcacgGATAAACTCCTCTTAGCttgacaaatgaaaatgtacacTCATTAGCCTGTGTTACAACTACTCTAATGTATAAATGAATTCTACAATAGATACAATACGTTTCAAGTATTTAATGGTTGGATTTATAGCTGAATGGAGTTTGGACAGATGTtattctttttcccttttttgttttcttagtgaGGCTAGGAATTAAAGTACATTCAACCGCACCACGAATTGAAGCCCAGACCATTAAGATGAATTAATTCAAGCCATGAAAATGAGAAACCATCCAGTGTTTTATTGCTAATGCCCCTGACATGTTCTGTCCCCTCCTGAACTTAGTGGCTCTGTCTGAGTCTGATGTGTGGGGGACTCCTCTCTCAGACCCTGAATCCTCTTTGACGAGATCCTTACCTACAGGAAGTAAGTTTTTAATTTCCTGCATATTGTGCTGCACTTCCTCCTCTCCCTGGAATGATCGCACACACCTATCACCTCGCCTCACAAACACCTCCATTATCCGACTATTGAACAGACCTGCAAAGGGATCCAACCAAACAGCTGTGTGAAGATAACACTCACCTTCTCCTTATTAACAGCCCTTTCATCTCATCAGCCATTTCACAAGCAAATGATCCATTCTTTGTTGAAGTTTCTAATTTCAACAGCTGTCTCCCACACTGCACCAACCTCTGCTCCCTCACGGTCCATGCGTTTGGCATGGTAGTGACTGAATGCATCGTGTTGCATGAATTATGATTTGTGGGATCATCACGTTGTTGTGAATGTGATTGGCCGCTGGAAATTGTACCTGTCATGTATGGTCCACATGTTTtcgttttatattttttccaagGTCAGCCTTGAATGCAGCCCCCTTGTATGCAAGATTGCTGAGATGTGAAAAGTCTTCAATAACATAAATTGTCGTTCGCTTTAAACTTGTCATGACTATGACTGATTGGAGAcatttattgttacatttttatttcattgcatATTATTGCAGCTCCACCTCCACTTCCACCTAAGAATGTCCCAGCCTCTCCCCCGACTACTGGGCCTCCCATTGCAGGTGCTGGTAAGaagtctttttatttcagctttggTGTCCTCTCCAAATACAATCTATGACTGGTCACCACTTGTCTTTGTTTCAGAAATGTCGGTTGAAGCAGACATCTCCGTCAAGAAGCCCTCTATAGCTGACTTAGACAATATCTTCGGACCAGAGCAGGCGCCCCCTGCTGGTGAGGATACAGGTGACATGTGGGTTTGCTTCAGTGAAGAGTCTTCAGACCGGTCGTCTCTACCAAAAGACACCGCACGTCCACTCccctgctctcctcctcctccagaggAACCAGCACCTCCACTACCAGTCTCCCCACCACCATCTGAAGCCCCGGCTACTCCAGTGCATACATCACCACCACCTCTCCCTACCTCTCCTCCTCCAAAAGAAGATGCCACCCCACCTCTACAAACCTCACCACCTCCCTCAGAGGACCTGGGTGCATCTCCTGTCCCCTCAGTTCCTCCTACACCTGCGGACCACAGTCCTCCCACACTAGCCACCTCACCACCCCCTGAACCACCAAAGGAAGTTGCATCTCCTTCTGCTTCCTCTCCCGCCCCTCTGAACTCACCTGGCAGTGTCCCCCCAGCCGTTGCTCCCAAAGCAAGCACCCCTCCAGCTGTGACTCCTCCTTCTGAGGAACCAGCAACATGCTCCATCCCCCCACCTCTTGTCCTGTCTAAAGAGGAGCAGCCCAAGAACACAGACACCACCCAACCCAAAGaggatgaaaatgaaactgtcccctcaaacaaaaatgttggcCAGGGTAGCCGGAGTACACCTCCCCAACCTCCTCCCCCCACATACCGTGCAGTGGTTTCATCACCAGGACCCACATCTGGAGCTGGTGGCACAAATAGCGGTGAGGATTTCATGATTCTAACTGGAATATGGTTTAGAGGTGATGAATTTTTAGAGCTTACATTAGTGGAATTATCTTGTTTCCAGTGGCCtggaaaattattaaattatttgtagttgttaaaaatacaacatgtgCCCTGGAACagtattaaaatgaataatactCATAGAAATTGaattataaaacacagatacattttTCTGTCCAGTCAGGTAAATAACAATATCAATAGGATATATATGTAAAAAGTTACTCTCCAGATTTCCCTACAACTAATTTCACCACCTGAGCTGCACCTAGTGATTGTGCAGTTTTAGCCCCTAAGATCTTGAGCTGGGAGGGgtacattttaatgaaacagtAAATTTAGGCTAGTAGTTCACAACAGAAAGTGTGACTAATACCCGAGTACAGACTGAAACAAGCAAGTGCTTTATAGATATAATTTGTCTGTTGGCAGCTTTTGGAAAAAACTCAATAGTCCGTGGTGGCAGACACCCATGGGGAGGCAGCTTAAATAGGAGGTTGTCTGTTCTTAATCCTCTGTAGAGGTGTGCGTAGTGGAAAGTGACAATGGCCCcctgaagagaaaaaacaattgcAAGTGAAAATATCCTCTTGAATGACAAATCACTCTGGGTCATTATATGAAACATATTATTTGAGCCTGTTTGAAGGACAGTTATACATGCCTTTTTACACTACCATGTGTTTGGACAGCCTTATAACACAAGActggtaaaaactaaaaaagggaTAATATTCACCCaaagtatttttcatttatgctCTGTAGTAGATTTCCAAactgaagtgttttttattggagcccctgtatttttttaaatcttttctgCAGGTTCCTCTTCACCAGTTCGACCTGCAACTCCTTCGTCAGTCAACCCCACTCCTCCACCGCCTCCCCCTCGGCCCCCCTCACGGCCTAAACTTCCTCCAGGGAAGCCCAGCATAGAAGGGGTAAGAAATGCTATTGCGGTGTCTTCAGCGAAATAATTTTATATGGCTTATAAGAACTTGACATAGTcgacatttaatttctttaaaaacaccaaCGTAAAACCAAAGCCAGCAAAGAAATGTATACAAAAAGACCCAGCTACTTTTTTTCTGACTCGTTTTGTCCTTTCAGAATCGTCCATTCAGCCCACCAGTCCACTCAGCTAGCCCCCCCACTGTCGCCCCGTTGGCACGGGCGGAGAGCACCTCCTCCATCTCGTCCACAAACTCCTTGAGTGCTGCCACCACCCCAACCGTCAGTAAAGAGCTCTCTTTGTCTGTATCAGGTGTGTGCATCATTAACTGTAACTTGACTGCACACTGTGGAATCATGCAGTTGTGCacctttgttgtgtgttttttatttttggggggaaGTTGTAACAGTTTCCAGCAATGCTGTCCCACCATAAGATAAATACCATACACCCTAACAATATAGATATGTAGgccatttaaaaagaaaattactgtGGAGCACATACAAAATTATGACTACAATAATTTTGTATAGTagttaataataatgtaaactTCTACTTTTTTCCTGGATATAATCTTGGTCCAGTGAATCATTACCGATaatattttgtcttgtttatgATGCACATAGACACAGGATGAGTGGGAGGTGAGAATATGAAGCAGGGTGTTAATTTTAGCGCAAACATTCTCTGCAAACCTTTCTTTAACGGATTAATAACAAAACTACACTTTCTACTCCTTCATGTAACTTTCGAGGAGTTACTGTTGCAGGACCCTGCAGTGCAGTAGACTGTAACGTGGCTGAGTCATCATGgactaaaaaatataaactctgGAGGCAGTAGCagttacataaaaacagaatatagTCCCTGGTTGGGGTTTGTTTTTAAGTAGATTGTCATGCCAAACAAAGAGATACTTTCACTAAATTCACACTGTATAATTAGTGCCTAATATAACTGCATGGAGATTTCCCCTGAATCTCAGATAATGATTCAGACATGTTATTTATGGAGGCTTTGTTGATTGGCCAACAATCTAAAGGTCATGGAGacaattttaattataaacATCATTTTTCTATTTCCAGTGCTCAGtgagtttgacattttcacCACATTTTTGGTTAAGAcgtattgttgttttttaatggtttgttttctgtgtgcatgGCAGTAATCacatggctttttttgttttgttttgttttttctccctgCTTTGCCATTTTTACCACCTTTTGTCCATTTGGCTTATCAGAAGAAGATGCTTTTATAGATAAACTGCCCACCTTTGAGAGACGCTTTGATTCATTTGCAGGTATAGTAAAGATCTcctcagaaataaaaaaggggGAGAAAGATTGTTCAGCTTTCCTTCCATCTTTTCCTTATCTTTTAAgataacattaaacattaaattagaCACAATGTCATTCCATTGCTCCTAAATCCCGATTTGCTCACAGATGTAGGGACATACTATGATCAATTTTGCCAGTCGTattctttttccacattgtttttATCTTGCCAACTTATACCGTCCCACATAATTCCCAGGCAtttaatacatacagtatgacaCCCTTTCTCTCTATGCTCTGTGCATATATACCCTTCATATCCCACTTGTCGCCATAAGAGACCAGGAAGAACAAACTGTGGTGacacaaaacactgactttttttcctggaaaaaaaaaagtttaaactgtGCTCCCCTTTCTCCATCTGCACACTCGAGAaacatttctctctgttttttgaCTGTGCACCAGTGACTGTCCTGCCATGTCACCATGGAaacctcctgtgtgtgtgtgtgtgtgtgtgtgtgtgtgtgtgtgtgtgtgtttgtgcacgtgCGTGCAGAGTGTAatgcaatcgctcttagatttCTTTCCTGTGAGTCTGCACCACAGGAATGGTGTAGAATGTTTATGTGTTCAATGGTCTGAAGAGCTCCTTATCTCTGGGCCCTCAAGGTCCAcattgtctgtctttctttctcacccacaagcacacacacacactgtcagatCAGCACTTGCAGTTGCACTTGCAGAGTCGTTTGAAGTCTGGTGTTGTGAATTAGGCTGAATCTGGCAAACAGCAGGTGTTTGGTATGCATGCGACCCTTTCTACTTGTGGAGTAGCACCACACAGCTTTAAGTTCAACCAGGCTTTACTGGCCATAATGCCTCTATCTACTCTCATACTCAACCTCTGACGCCCACCTTTCACACCTGTCACTCAATTGCTCTCCAGCTATAGAAAAGTACAACCCGAAACCCCGACCTCCCCATCGGAACACCTGCCCTTTTGTTCTCTCCATGAAGCTGCTCCCATCGTTCCATCACACGACACCAAACGCCCTACAATAAAACAAGCCTACCCTGCTGTGCCATGAGTTTGTGTTCAAACAGAGCCACTAACAGGAGCATATAGACACAGTAGAGGCCTTGTTGTTCCTGCATTCTTTGTCGTTgtagttatgtttttttataggAAATAATACC includes:
- the sgip1a gene encoding SH3-containing GRB2-like protein 3-interacting protein 1 isoform X3, whose product is MAEELCTGWFRIIAGTAGSLEIEECKSANMMEGLKKRTRKAFGIRKKEKDNDSTGSPERDGGRKTNGAPNGFYGDIDWERYTSPVVDDEGYSIRPDEESEEGATTKTCHFFSSDESEEEEDHRKKFKIKIKPLLADCGLSQPSVDELRASIGNIALSPSPLKRSPGLKRNTSSEEIARPRRVAPSVPTVVPTPAPAPQPLRSQQTPVPEDSTALFGPPLETAYGEQKTEVALSESDVWGTPLSDPESSLTRSLPTGTPPPLPPKNVPASPPTTGPPIAGAEMSVEADISVKKPSIADLDNIFGPEQAPPAGEDTGDMWVCFSEESSDRSSLPKDTARPLPCSPPPPEEPAPPLPVSPPPSEAPATPVHTSPPPLPTSPPPKEDATPPLQTSPPPSEDLGASPVPSVPPTPADHSPPTLATSPPPEPPKEVASPSASSPAPLNSPGSVPPAVAPKASTPPAVTPPSEEPATCSIPPPLVLSKEEQPKNTDTTQPKEDENETVPSNKNVGQGSRSTPPQPPPPTYRAVVSSPGPTSGAGGTNSGSSSPVRPATPSSVNPTPPPPPPRPPSRPKLPPGKPSIEGNRPFSPPVHSASPPTVAPLARAESTSSISSTNSLSAATTPTVSKELSLSVSEEDAFIDKLPTFERRFDSFAENDQPSLVWFDRGKFYLTFEGCSRGPSPLTMGAQDTLPVAAAFTETVNAFFKGADPSKCAVKIIGEMVLSFPAGITRHFANNPSPTVLTFSITNYSRLEHVLPNPQLLCCDITAQAKADAKDFWVNMPNLISHLKKVAEQKPQATYYNVDMLKYQVSAQGLQSTPLNLAVSWRCEPTSTDLRIDYKYNGEAMSTPMALNNVQFLVPVNGGVSKLQAVLPPAAWNAEQQKILWKIPDISQKSENGGVGSLLARFQLTEGPSKPAPLAVQFTSEGTTLSGCDIELAGPGYRFSLVKKRFAAGKYLADN
- the sgip1a gene encoding SH3-containing GRB2-like protein 3-interacting protein 1 isoform X4 → MAEELCTGWFRIIAGTAGSLEIEECKSANMMEGLKKRTRKAFGIRKKEKDNDSTGSPERDGGRKTNGAPNGFYGDIDWERYTSPVVDDEGYSIRPDEESEEGATTKTCHFFSSDESEEEEDHRKKFKIKIKPLLADCGLSQPSVDELRASIGNIALSPSPLGLKRNTSSEEIARPRRVAPSVPTVVPTPAPAPQPLRSQQTPVPEDSTALFGPPLETAYGEQKTEVALSESDVWGTPLSDPESSLTRSLPTGTPPPLPPKNVPASPPTTGPPIAGAEMSVEADISVKKPSIADLDNIFGPEQAPPAGEDTGDMWVCFSEESSDRSSLPKDTARPLPCSPPPPEEPAPPLPVSPPPSEAPATPVHTSPPPLPTSPPPKEDATPPLQTSPPPSEDLGASPVPSVPPTPADHSPPTLATSPPPEPPKEVASPSASSPAPLNSPGSVPPAVAPKASTPPAVTPPSEEPATCSIPPPLVLSKEEQPKNTDTTQPKEDENETVPSNKNVGQGSRSTPPQPPPPTYRAVVSSPGPTSGAGGTNSGSSSPVRPATPSSVNPTPPPPPPRPPSRPKLPPGKPSIEGNRPFSPPVHSASPPTVAPLARAESTSSISSTNSLSAATTPTVSKELSLSVSEEDAFIDKLPTFERRFDSFAENDQPSLVWFDRGKFYLTFEGCSRGPSPLTMGAQDTLPVAAAFTETVNAFFKGADPSKCAVKIIGEMVLSFPAGITRHFANNPSPTVLTFSITNYSRLEHVLPNPQLLCCDITAQAKADAKDFWVNMPNLISHLKKVAEQKPQATYYNVDMLKYQVSAQGLQSTPLNLAVSWRCEPTSTDLRIDYKYNGEAMSTPMALNNVQFLVPVNGGVSKLQAVLPPAAWNAEQQKILWKIPDISQKSENGGVGSLLARFQLTEGPSKPAPLAVQFTSEGTTLSGCDIELAGPGYRFSLVKKRFAAGKYLADN